The Coccidioides posadasii str. Silveira chromosome 2, complete sequence genomic interval TGCAACCACTCCCGCTCAGGATCTAAGTACATTTTTGAAACGCTCGCCGAACCTCTTTGTCTCCACTCCTGGCAGGCTCCTCGAACTCCTTTCCTCCCCGCATGTACATTGTCCTCAGACTTCTTTTGAAGTTCTCGTCCTAGATGAAGCCGACAGGCTACTGGATCTAGGGTTCAAGGATGACCTGCAAAAAATACTTGCCCGGCTGCCGAAACAAAGGCGAACCGGTTTGTTCAGTGCCACCGTGAGCGACGCCGTAGATCAGATCATCCGAGTTGGTTTGCGGAATCCCGTGAAAATTGCTGTTAAAGTAAAAGGGGCACCTGGCACAGAAGAGAAGCGTACCCCGGCAAGGTGTCTAGTCACTCCGGGTCCTTTTGATGTGAACAAACAGCTAACGCCGCAATAGTTTGCAGATGACATATCTCCTGACACGCCCCTCTCATAAAATCCCCGCCATCAGGCAGATCCTCAACTCGATAGATAATACACCACAGAAAACTATTCTATACTTTTCGACATGTGCTGCAGTAGACTACTGGAGCCACGTCCTACCCTCCCTACTCCCCGAAATATTCGTCACCCTACCCCTTCATGGAAAGCACCCACCTAATGTCCGACAAAAGAACTTCAGCCGTTTTACCAATTCAGTATCTCCATCGGTCTTACTAACCACCGATGTCGCCGCTCGAGGATTAGATATCCCGCTTGTTGACCTGGTAATCCAGTTTGATCCACCAACAGATCCTAAGGCATACCTCCACCGATGCGGTCGTGCTGGCCGGGCTGGACGTCGTGGCCTAAGTGTCATATTGCTCTGTCCTGGCCGAGAAGAAGATTACATACCCTTCCTTGAAGTCCGAAAAACACCTGTATCACTTCTTGAATCTCCTCCGGTAGCTTTATCCGACACTCTCGCGACAGAAGCAACAAGCAAAATCCGGGAAACTGTCCTTCGTGACCGTGCATTGCACGACAAAGCCCAGAAGGCCTTCGTCAGTTGGGTCCGCAGCTACACTAAGCATCAAGCTAGTAGCATCTTTCGTATCACGGACATAGACTGGGAAGAAGCAGGTCGCGCGTGGGGCTTGCTCAAGCTGCCGAAAATGCCAGAGCTGCAGAAGTTCTCTGGGGACAGGACACTCGGAGTAACCCTGGACTGGGACAAATATTCCTACAA includes:
- the SPB4 gene encoding ATP-dependent rRNA helicase spb4 (BUSCO:160875at4751~EggNog:ENOG410PIRE~COG:A~BUSCO:4748at33183) → MASKKKERGPPPHSRSWQALTPPLSEWILDAVAAMGFTRMTPVQASTIPLFMGHKDVVVEAVTGSGKTMAFLIPVVEKLLRLEAPIKKHHVGAIIVSPTRELAEQIYKVLLSLLAFHAPSAAAIQPSTSDETADGETILPSYPSSTLKVVPQLLLGGATTPAQDLSTFLKRSPNLFVSTPGRLLELLSSPHVHCPQTSFEVLVLDEADRLLDLGFKDDLQKILARLPKQRRTGLFSATVSDAVDQIIRVGLRNPVKIAVKVKGAPGTEEKRTPASLQMTYLLTRPSHKIPAIRQILNSIDNTPQKTILYFSTCAAVDYWSHVLPSLLPEIFVTLPLHGKHPPNVRQKNFSRFTNSVSPSVLLTTDVAARGLDIPLVDLVIQFDPPTDPKAYLHRCGRAGRAGRRGLSVILLCPGREEDYIPFLEVRKTPVSLLESPPVALSDTLATEATSKIRETVLRDRALHDKAQKAFVSWVRSYTKHQASSIFRITDIDWEEAGRAWGLLKLPKMPELQKFSGDRTLGVTLDWDKYSYKDKQREKHRQESLNAATTHNPLKRPAPSSSSNNDTAPWSKTLEKKSDKEKRRERKRAKKEREHWEKMTEEEKTKSRETRQMLEELRKKNRQELNAKSHTSSSVLSKPQEAELDGESEFEGFD